TAAAGTAGCTCCAACAATAATACCGAGTATGATTTGTCCAATAATTTTGAATTTTCCGGCAAGTCCTTTTTTATCTTTTTTGAAAACTTTAATATAATCATCAGCAAAACCTATAATTCCCAACCATACTGTTGTAACAAGCATTAAAATGATATATACATTATCCAATTTTGAGAATAAAAGATTTGGTATCAGAATTGATGCAAGTATTATTATTCCACCCATTGTTGGTGTTCCCTTTTTTTGTAATTGTCCTTCTAATCCAAGGTCTCTTATATCTTCACCAATTTGTTTTTTCGTCAAGTAATTAATTATTTTTTTACCGAATATCATTGAAATAATTAGAGATGTAATTACCGCCATTGCTGAACGAAAAGAAATATATTGAAACATTCCTGCTCCGGGAAAATCTAATTTTTCGAGATATTGAAATAAGTAATAAAACATATTTGCTTTTTTAAAAATTCATTAATTATGGTGCTATATAGATTATAGTGGACATTCAAATTTGCCACAGATTACTCATAATATTATTTGTTTTCAAAGGTGTTCGTGATATCACTTTGTTAAGTTCACAGATTCTATAATTTTAAATTTTTCATAATTAATTGTTTATAGTATGAATTTAAAATCATACCTAAATTTACTATTCAAATGACCATATATTTAATTAATAACTAATGTGTTACAGCATCTGTTATTCTTATCAATTTACATATAAGTAAGCAAATATTTAAACATCGACGATTCTTTATCTGTGAATCTGTGGCATTATATTTACCTACAAAAACGACATAAAGCCTTTATTCTATTTTCATCAAATCTTTTATAATTTTTTTATCGTCAAAATCATACCTGACTCCTTTAATTTCCTGATATGTTTCATGTCCTTTACCGGCAATTAAAATTATATCACCCATATTTGCAATCATATACGCTGTTTTAATAGCTTCTCTCCTATTTTCAATTGTCAATATTTTTCCTTCCTTTTTACTATTAACACCGCTTTTTATTTCCTCAATAATAGATAATGGGTCTTCGTTTCTTGGATTATCTGAAGTAAATATTATTTTATCTGACAATTCAGATACAATTTTCCCCATCATTGGGCGTTTAGCTTTATCCCTGTCTCCTCCTGCTCCTACAACTGTAATCAATTGTCCTTTTTCTCCTCTTATTTTGTTAATAGTATTTATTACATTTTTCAGGGCATCAGGTGTATGAGCATAATCAACTATAACAATTATTCCATTAGAAGAACGAATACTCTCAAATCTACCCTCAACTGTATTAAGATTACTTATTGTTGATAATATTTTTTCTCTTTCCTGTCCTAATAATATCGCAACAGCATAAACAGCTAATAAATTTGAAGCATTAAAATCTCCAATAAATTTTGTCCACAGCTCTAATCCATCAATAGTTAATAATGTTCCGTCAAAATGACTTTCCAGAATTTTTGCTTTAAAATCTGCAAATGCTTTTATTCCATAAGTATATTTTTTTGCTTTGGTATTTTGTGTCATTATTTTACCATTCTTATCATCAGTATTAGATAGAACAAAAGAATCAACGAGCAAGCTGTCAAAAAATCTTTTTTTAGCCTTTAGATATTTATCAAATGTTTCATGATAATCAAGATGGTCATGGGTAATATTAGTAAAAACTCCTCCTGAAAATTTCAATCCTGAAATTCTATCCTGATCAATAGCATGCGAACTAACTTCCATAAAACAATACTGACAACCCTCATCAACCATGGCTTTTAATAAACTGTTCAATTGTATTGCATCAGGTGTTGTATGTGTAGCAATAATTTCTTTATCATTTATATAATTTCTTACAGTTGAAAATAACCCGGTTTTATAAGCTAAGTTTTTAAATAATTGAAATAATAATGTTGAAATAGTTGTTTTCCCGTTTGTTCCTGTTATTCCTATTAATTTTAATTTAGAAGAAGGATTACCATAATAATTTGAAGCAATTTGTCCTAAACTAAATTTTGAATCTTTTACTTTTATGTAAGTAATTTTATTATTGATTTTTAATGGTAATTCTTCACATACAACAGAATTAATTCCTTTTTCAATTGCTTTATCAATATAATTATGCCCATCAACATTAATTCCTCTGACAGCAATAAATAAAAAATTATTGTCGGCTTCTCGTGAATCAAAACAAATATTATTTACAGAAATATTAATATCTCCTATACATTGCTCGACTTCGATATTTTTTAATATTTCTTTTAGATATGGCATTATTTTATTACTAATATTTTAAATTAATTTAATAGTTATTTCATCACCATTAATCAATCTTTCTCCCGGAGACAAAGATTGTTCTGTAACAACACCCCTTCCAACAACAACAACATTTAATCCTGCATTTTCAAGAATAAATAATGCATCTTTTAATCCCATTCCTTTAACATTTGGGACAATATTATTTTTAACAAATCGATTTTTTATCTCAATAACTGTATCTCTTTTAGTTGTAATAACCCATTCAGAATTAACACCTTCTTCTAAATAGTTAATATTCATTGTCTTACAAACAGTTTCCAATTCTTTTAGATTGCCGTTTTTTGAATAAGGGGGAGTTTTAGCCATAAAATTTTCATCAAATTTTATTTCATCATGCATTTCAAAACCAGTTGCATAAATTTTATCGGCAATTTCTTTAAATACCGGACCTGCAACTAAATTTCCATAATAAACTTCATTTGATGGTGCATTAATAACAACAATACATGAATATTTAGGATCATCAGCGGGAAAGTAACCCACGAAAGAAGCTTGATAACTGATTTTTGACTTATATTTATATCCATATTTATTATTTGCAATTTGAGCTGTCCCTGTTTTTCCTGCAATTTTATAGTTACTATTTCTTAAATTAATAGCTGTTCCGTTTTCGACGACCCCTTCAAGCATTTTTTTAGCCTTTTTGATAGTCGCTTTTGAAGATATTGCAGGATTTATTATTTGTGTATCAAATGTTTTTATAACTTCACCATGGTACCTTATTGCCTTAACAATTTTTGGTTTTACCATTTTTCCATTATTAGCAACTGCATTATAAAAGTTCAGTATTTGAAGTGGTGTTAAACGTACTTCGTAACCATACGACATTTGTGGAAGAGAAATTCCTGACCAAAGTTTATCACCGGGAAATTTAATATATGGTTCTCCTTCTCCCTTGATTTCAACATTTAATTTATCATTAATATTCATTCTGTAGAGCCGTTCAACAAATTTTTGCTCTTTTTTATAATAATGTTGCGTAACTATTTTTGATATACCTATATTTGAAGATATTTCGAAAACTCTTTGTACAGTTATTTTTCCATAACCCCCTTTTTTTGAATCTCTTACCGGGAAATCATGATATTTTACAATACCATCCTCAGTATCAATGCTATCAGTTAATTCAATAGTTCCATCTTCAAGAGCAACCATTAATACAGGTAATTTGAATGTTGAGCCGGGTTCTGTACTTTCGCCTATTGCATAATTATAATCTTCTACATAATTGCCCGAACTATCTCTTGTAAAATTTGTAATAGCTTTAATTTCTCCGGTTTTAACCTCCATAAGTACCGCACAACCATGCCTTGCGTTATGTTTAGTTAATTGACGCAACAAAGCATTTTGAGCAACATCCTGAATAGTTACATCAATTGTAGTAATAATATCTTTACCATCACGTGGTTCTATTTCATTTCCATTATTTACCGGCATCCAGACATTTCCTGATATTTTTTGCATTAATCTGACACCCCTAATTCCTTTTAATTCATCATCATATGCACCCTCAACACCAACTATTGTACCTGACTCTCCTTTATTCATATATCCTATTGTCCTTGATGCTAAATTTACAAAAGGCTGAACTCTTTTATTACCTTGCATACAAATAAAACCGCCTTTAAATCTTCCTAATCTAAAAATCGGAAACCTTTTTAATTGTTTTAGCTGTGTATAAGTTACTTTTCTTTTAATTAAATGATATCTTTCTCCTTTATATCTTGCATTTATCAATTCTTGTTTATACCTGCTTTTTGATTTATCTTTAAATAAATTTGAAAGGCATAATGATAAAGAATCAATATTATATTTAAAACTTTTATTTGTCAATCCTTCGCATTTCAAATCCATTCTGATTTCATAATAAGGTACAGAACTTGCCAATAACCTTCCATCCCAAGCACAAATATCACCCCTGTTTGGTTTTATAATAATATTTTTCATAGTCAAAGTATTGGCTTTGTTCCATTTTTCTTTTTCTACTATCTGAAGAAATATAATCTTACCAATAATTATTAAAGCAAAAATTATAATGGTAACATAAACCAAACCTGAACGTAGCAATATTTCATTTTTTATACTCATTTATCAAATATGCTCTTCTTTTTAATTACAATTTTTTTTGGTGGCTCAACCGATTCTTTTAAATTAATACCTTTCTTTTTTAGGAGTTTTACAACTTCTGATTGTTTACTCATATACATTAATTCCGATGAAGATGTTATTGCTTCGGATCTTAATTCTTTTAGTTCAGTTTGAAGAGCAACAGTTTTTCTTACAATTTTTTCTGCATGATATCTGTTGCCAATATATATTACTGCCAAAAAAACAAGGAATAAGATGAATGGAAATTGTTTTACTACAATTTCCCGGGTTAGCAAACTGCCATCAAGTACATTTTTTATAGAACTTTTACTGCTTTTTACAGTTTCGCTATTTATTTCATCAAAATCATTATTTTCATAATATTCCTGCATTCTTTTTATTATTTATTTACGTTCTGCTATTCTTAATTTTGCACTTCTTGCCCTGTTATTTATCTCAATTTCATTATTGTTTGCTATTATTACTTTTCTGTTTATCTGAATAAAAGGAGTTTTAACATTTCCATAAAAATCTTTTTCTATTAGTCCTTCAAAATTACCTGCTCGAATAAAATTTTTAACAAGTCTGTCTTCAATCGAATGATATGCCAATACAACAAGACGTCCACCTGATTTTAATATATTAATAGTTTGGGGTAACATTTCTTTTAGAGCCTCAATTTCATTATTTACTTCAATTCTTAATGCCTGAAAAACTTTAGCGAGATATTTATTTTCCTGATTTTTTGGAATATGATTTTGAATAGCTTCTTTTAATTCGTTGCCGGTATTTATTTTAATATTTTTTCTGTATTCAATAATTGATTTTGCTATTTTTTTTGAATTCTTTAATTCACCATAGTTCCTAAATAAAAACAATAGTTTTTCTTCAGAATAATTATTTAATAAATCGCTTGCTTTAAAATCAGCATCTTTATTCATTCTCATATCCAATTCCTCATTAAATCGAAAAGAAAAACCTCTTTCTGCATTATTAAAATGATGAGATGAAACTCCTAAATCAGCAATAATACCATCAACTTTGTTATAGCCATAGTACCTTAAAAAATTTTGTAAAAACCTGAAGTTGTGTCTTATAAAATGAAATCTGTTATCGTCAATTAAATTTTTTTCTGCATCTTTATCTTGATCAAATGCAAATAATTGCCCCGAAGACAAATGTTTGATTATTTCCCTTGAATGCCCGCCACCACCAAAAGTAAGGTCTATATAAATTCCTTCGGGATTAATGTTTAATCCATTAATACTCTCTTTTAATAAAACAGGTATATGATAAACCATTATTCATTTATTTCGTTTATCGCCCCTTCCATGATTTTTTCAGCTAATGCTGCAAATTCATTTTCGTTTTCATTTATTTTTTCATACTGTTGCTTCGACCATATTTCAATTTTCCCATCCTGACCTGCAAGAACTACTTCTTTATTAGCCGTGATCAATTCAAGTAATCTTTTCGGGATAAGCATTCTGTTGTTATTATCTAAAGTTATTTCAGCAGTTCCTTTGTAAAATCCTCTTAAAAATCTGTTGTGTTCTTTGTTATAAGGATTAAGTTTTTTTCTTATTATTTTGTTTTGTTTTTCCCATTCATCTATTGGATATAATACCAGACAATTTTCAAACAGGTCTTTTTTGACAACAAACCTATCCTGAGAAACAGTGCCCATCTGCCTTTTAAATGCCGAAGGAAGTAATATCCTGCCTTTTACATCAACTTTACATGGATAATCACCTATAAATGTTGTCATAAGGAAATTCTTTAAAATGTAAAAATATAAAAAATATATATACTTTACCACTTTTTCCCACTTTTTCCCACTTTGTTAATAACTTTCTTTATATCTTTTCCTGCATAGCCGTAACATACTAGCATTCTGCCACTTGACACGATGTGTTAAATATAATTTTAAACAAAAAATTTAGATTATTAATTTTTTTATTTGTTTTTTCCTGTTTTACTGAATATAAATTACTATTTGACTGAAACTATTTGGTTTAGATTTTTAATTTTGTTTTTGATTAATATCTTTACTTAAAATTTCAGTAATCATTCACAAGGTTAATAAAGAACATAACATAGTTTTAAGTTGACAATTGACAATTGACAGTTTGCAATTTTTACCTACTGCTAATTTTTTACTATCAATTTTTTACTTTAAATATTGAAATCCAGATACAATCAGATATTTAAACCTTGTGAACAATTACTATATTTCTAAATCTATATATAAATTCATTAGTGACTGGTTAAAATTATTATGTTTTATATTTCGTATCCCGAATCAAATTCGGGACAGGCTCTACGGCACTTTATTGTTTTTTTTGAAACATCATCTCTACAAATAGATATATTTGTAGTAAAATGATTAATATTAAAACAGAGCCCCATAGTGGGCGAAATATTATTAACATATAGAAAACAGGCTATTTCAAGCACATTCAATAAATTTAGTCGGACAATAGTGATATAAATTATACAGTTATATCAATAGAAATTTGAAAAATGTTAAATTATATTTCCGAGTGCTCGGGACTGAAATATATAAAAGGAAATCCATTTGACAATTTTGCTTACTGTTAATTGTCAATTGTCAACTTTTTATTTTAATATTGAAATTACAAATATGTATAAATTAACCTGTCTGCCGTAAGGCATGATAATCAACTATTTAAATCTTGTAAAAAGTTACATATTTTAATTATTGAATCATATGGAGCAACCAAACACATATAAAATACCATTAATAGACATCCGTAAAGTAATAAAAAGTAAAAATCCCCGATTATTAAAAATACTACCAAACTTTATAATTAATTACATTAAAAAAATCATTCATCAGGATGAAATAAACAGTTTTTTAAAAATAAATGGAGATAAATCAGGAGTAGAATTCATTTCAAAATCATTAGATGTTTTTGGAGTATCCTATAAGGTTATCAACAAAGAAAATATTCCTGAAAATGGTAAATTTATTTTTGCTTCAAATCATCCTTTGGGCGGACTTGACGGAATGGTTTTAATTCATGCAATATCAAATATTTGCGGGGACGTTAAGTTTTTAGTAAATGATGTTTTATTAAATGTTAAAAATTTAGAATCTGTTTTTATACCAATAAATAAGCATGGGGGATTAGCTAAAGAAACTGTTAAACAAATTGATGCTGCTTTTAATTCAAATAACCAAATACTAGTATTTCCAGCTGGTTTGGCTTCAAGAAAAATAAAAGGTAAAATTGTGGATCTTGAATGGAAAAAAAATTTTGTATCAAAATCATTACAACATAAAAGGGATATTATACCCGTTCATATTGACGGCAGAAACTCAAATTTCTTTTATAGACTTGCAAACATAAGAAAGTTCTTAAAAATAAAAGCTAATATTGAGATGTTCTATCTTCCTGATGAAATGTTTAAACAAAAATCAAAACTTATTACTTTAACCATTGGAAAACCTATATCATATAAAACATTTAAAAATAATTCCCATAAATACTGGGCAAAAAAAATAAAAGATGAAGTTTATTCATTACCAAAAAAATAATTTGAATATTTTATTAATAAATAGCTTGATTAATATTTTTTTTTAACTTTACTAACTTATTTTGTATTTATGGAAAAAATAATTGCTCCTGTTCCAATTAAATTACTTGAACAAGAATTAACTGAAGATAAATTTATTCGCCATACTAATTATGGTAATAACATGATTTATTCTGTTACCTGTCATGATTCTCCAAATATAATACAAGAAATAGGTCGCTTGCGTGAATATACATTTCGTAAAGCAGGTGGGGGTACGGGAAAAAAAATAGATATAGATCAATTTGACACTGCCGATAAACCTTATTATCAACTTATTGTTTGGGATCCACAAAGAAAAAGCATTCTTGGTGGATATAGATATATTCTTCCTGATAATATGGTAAAAGATAAAGACGGAAATGTTGTGCTTGCAACTTCAAGACTTTTTAAATATTCTGAAAAATTTAAAAAAGATTATCTTCCTTTTATGATTGAATTAGGACGCTCGTTTGTACAACCGGCATATCAATCAACACAATCATCAAGAAAAGGTATTTTTGCATTAGATAATTTATGGGATGGATTGGGAGCATTAACAGTTGATAATCCTGAAGTAAAATATTTTTTTGGGAAAGTAACAATGTACCCTGATTTTAATGTAGAAGCAAGAAATTTAATTCTTTATTTTATAGAAAAACATTTTGGTGATAAAAACAATTTACTTACACTTATAGATCCATTAATAATTAACCATAATGTTAATGAATATAACAAAATTTTTAATACTGAAACCTATCCTGATAATTATAAAATTCTTTCACAAAAAGTCAGAGCATTAGGAGAAAAAATACCTCCATTAGTTAATGCGTATATGAACCTTTCCCCCACTATGCGTTCTTTTGGGACATCCATAAATCCTTATTTTGGGAACGTTGAAGAAACAGCCATAATGATAACTATTAAAGATATGTACAAATCTAAGTCAAGCCGTCATATTTTATCATATAAAAAAAAGTAAACTCCTGATTTTTAGTAGTTTTTTTAGATACACTATTTAGCATCTGTCCATAAAGTCAAACAATTTTTGAATTAAAGCACCAAATAACAAAAAACAAATCTCAAATAAATTACAATATCTAATACTTAATGACCAAAACAGTTTGATATTTAGGCTATTGGGATTTGATTATTATTTGTATTTTGGTACTTGAAATTTGTGATTTTTATGTTTATTCAAAATAAATTAACTTTATTGACGAACTCTATTCAATCATATTTAATCTTTTTTCTTGCAACAATCCTACCTTTTTCACTAAGTTCAATAATGTAAATTCCTTTATTGTTATTATTAGGTTTCCAAGTTATTTGTTTTTCATCTTTTTTGATAGTTTTGTTTAATATCAAGCTGCCTTTAATGTCATAAATGTTGATTTGACCTGTATCATTTAATTCAAAATTAATTGTAAAATGATCATTTGAAGGATTTGGGAAAACCCAAAGATAATTATCCGAATTACCTGAATCATCTAAAATTTCTATTCCGGTATCCCATTTCCAAATAGCCAAAGCATATTCACCTAACTGAAACGAATCAACTAATATTTCACCTGTTAAATAAAAACCTACTAAAGTCTGACTTATTTCTTGCCATTTATGCCCTGCACCTTTTCTGTAAACCAAAACCAGAGAATCATTATCATTAACTGTAAATGAATTTTTTTTATCATTTGAAGAATAAGCTGTAATGTGATAATAAAATTTACCACGTGTATCAAAATTTTCAGGTAAAACACCGCTTATCTTCCAGTAATTATATCCTGAAATCAATAATCCTCCTGCCATTGTATTTGAATCATCCGGCGCCACCCAGTTATATTCAACATTAATAAAAGCTGAATCTTCAATATTATCAACAATCAGATTAAAATATGTATTATAAAAATAATTTATACCATTTTCTTTGACGGTTTGATAATTATTTGAAATAGCATCTGATATTTTCTCATCAAAATCCATTAAAATAATTTTTGGATTAATCGAACTGCTAAAAGTTGAGCTACCCGTTTCACCTGAAAATTCTATGTTTTTTGTTAAAGTATTCCAGTTTTCATCCATTAATGTTATTTCCAGCCTGTTTGAATTTGCATAATTATCTCTTGCTCGTAATTTCTGTTTTACATAAACTGTTACATTATAATCCTGATCGCTAGGAACAACATTAAACGAATCAATTGAATAGTGTGGAAATCCCGGAGTAAAAACCCAGGCATCAAAAAAACCGCTCATATCTATTCCTGTACTTTCAGTAAGAAAATCTCTGAAATCTTCCGAAGAAATATCTTTAAATGCAAATTCATTCATATAGTTTTTAATACTTTCAAAAAACAAACTATCACCGAGATATCCCCGCAATGTATGAACAACATCAGAACCTTTATCATAAACTGTTTTTCCGTATGTAATTTCGTGTGGAACACCTGATAAAGCATAATAACCATCATCCGAAGTATGTACAGTACGCAAAACTTTGTCATGATTATCCTGCACATAATCTTTAAACCTTTTATTTCCATAGATATTTTCAAGGAAAATAGCTTCACAATAACTTGCCCAGCCTTCGTTCAGCCACATATCACCTGCAGTTCGACATGTAACCAAATCCCCGAACCAATGATGTGAAAGTTCATGATAAAACAGGATTTCAGAATTTAACGTACCATTAATTGAAGATTCCGGTAATGCTATATTTGTAACATGTTCCATTGCACCTGCTTCAAATGGAACCGAAACAATACCAACCCTTTCCCAAGGATAAGGACCAAAAAGATTTTCAAATACAGTTAATACATTATTCAAATTAACAAATGAATTTACAGCACTCATACTATCTTCAGGATTCACATAAATATATGTTGGTATTTGTCCTAACAATCCATCATATGTGCCTGTAACGGCAATGTAATCTGAAACTGCAACAGATGATAAGTATGTAGGAATATTGTCTCTTAAACTCCAGTGAAAAGTTTTAGTGCTTTTTTCATTATTTGTCATCGAATCTAAAGTTCCGCTACATACAGCCATATGATTTTCTTTTACGGTAATATTATAATTGTATGTTGCCCTGTCAATAAAATCATCATTGCATGGAAACCAAACCCTACCAAAATTTACAGGTTCAGAAGCCATTCCAATCCCCATATTATAGGCACAACTACTGGTAAAATAAAAACCACCCCATTTTGAATCCTTTTTAGGAACACCATTATAATACACAGTTACTGTTATTGTATCTGTTAATGAATAATTATTTGTTAAAGGTATTCGTATAATTGTATCATTATATGAGTACTCTTCAACCAAGTTATTATCTACTTTTATCGAATCAATATTTAATCTTAGTAAATCAAGCTGAATATTTTCCTGATTTTCAAATTTAGGAAGAAGCTTTATCTCGGTATTTCCTTCTATACGACTATTAAAAAGATCTGTAATTTTCAGGTTAATTGTATAATGCAATATATCTATCGAATCGCTATGGCTTTTTCCATATAATTCAGAATATGAATCAATATAGCTATAACAATTTCCTGATAATAAGGCTAAACCAAATATTAGTGCCAAAAGTTTTTTTAGATAGTTCATTTTAATATAGATTAAGATTTATAATAAATTCAAAACGTAATTATAAAATTATTAAAAAAAAGCAACTAATTAGTATTATTAATTGATTAGTTATAAAATCTGTAACCTTTTACACTTTATTTTTATAAGTCCTAAGTCCCAAATTCCAAGCCCCAAGTCCCAAAAGCGTAAATTGAAAACTCCTAACCTAATAATTGATTATTAGTAAATTAGAGGCATTTGTTCGTAAACTGTAATTGTTATATTTTGAATAATAAGAACCTTGAGCTATTTTTTTTATACATTTTTGTTCTTTTTTCCTTGGAATTTGGGACTTGGGGCTTGGAATTCGGGATTTTAAATTTCATATTTTTAACTGTGAACGCTTACTAAAATCTTTTTTCTTTCGGTTTACTTACAAGATAAACTCCCACAAATACAAGGATTGTGGAAATAATTTTAATTGCTGTAAGCGAATCTTTTCCAAATATAATAGCTACTAATGAGGCTATTATAGGTTGAGAATATATATAAATGCTTACTGTTGAGGCATTTAAAAATTTCAGACCATAAACATTTAGTAAATATGCTAAAAATGTTGTTCCAATAATTACATATAATACCGAAAGTGAGATGTTAAGAGGAAATTGTTTCCAGTTAATTTCAGAAAAATCTTCAAAGCCAACCGGAGCTATAATAAAAAATCCAAAAAGAAAAACCCATTTCATTACAGTAACAGCTTCGTATTTTAACATTAAAGGTTTTACTACAACTAAATAAATTCCATATGATAATGCATTAGTAAAAATCATCAAATTACCAATAAAATGGTTAGAACTTAGGCTTACTTCTCCACTATAAAAAATCAGGATAATTGCTCCTATTCCACCAATAATAATTCCTGAAATTTTTCTTAAAGTAATTACTTCCTTAATTAATATACTTGCAATAATTAACACAAGAATCGGGTTAACCGTCATAATTATTGAAGCATCAATAGGTGTAGTATAATTCAATCCATATAAAAACAATAACTGGTTCAGTGCCACTCCGAAAATTGCTGCAATGATTAAACGAAAAAAATCTTTACGTTCAATTTTACTTGATTTTGTAAATAAACTAAAACCCCAGAACAAAATAATAGCTCCCAAAACCCTGCAAAAAACAAGACCTGCAGGCTTTATATAATCCGGCATTATTTCTTTGGCAATAGTATAATTTACTCCATATATTACATTTGCGAATAATATTGATATATGTGCAATTAATCTTTTTGACATAATAATAAAGGTACTTTTTAAAATATTATATTACAAATATGGTACTACCATAAAATTAATGAGTAATGTTATAAAATGATAAAATTATTGAATAATTATAGAAAATCATGATAGAAAAAGGAATATTTATTAAAAGATTAAAAAAAGAACCAAATGAAATAGCATTTAAGTATTTTATCATTTACGCATTCATACCTTGTAATTACAAAACTGAAGTTTGAATGTATCAAATTAGGAAAGAAAGTGCTGTTTTGCTCATTTTTTAAATCCAACTCAGTTCAGCATAGTTTGTAGCTACGTCGTTATATTTATTTTTAATAAAAAAAACAATTGTTATATTTGCTTTATGTCGCAAGGATACCAAATAAAAAATCAAACAATAGCATATTATTTTACAAAACTTATTAATTTTAGTAGCTTAAAGCTATATTAATT
This window of the Bacteroidales bacterium genome carries:
- a CDS encoding transpeptidase family protein, translating into MSIKNEILLRSGLVYVTIIIFALIIIGKIIFLQIVEKEKWNKANTLTMKNIIIKPNRGDICAWDGRLLASSVPYYEIRMDLKCEGLTNKSFKYNIDSLSLCLSNLFKDKSKSRYKQELINARYKGERYHLIKRKVTYTQLKQLKRFPIFRLGRFKGGFICMQGNKRVQPFVNLASRTIGYMNKGESGTIVGVEGAYDDELKGIRGVRLMQKISGNVWMPVNNGNEIEPRDGKDIITTIDVTIQDVAQNALLRQLTKHNARHGCAVLMEVKTGEIKAITNFTRDSSGNYVEDYNYAIGESTEPGSTFKLPVLMVALEDGTIELTDSIDTEDGIVKYHDFPVRDSKKGGYGKITVQRVFEISSNIGISKIVTQHYYKKEQKFVERLYRMNINDKLNVEIKGEGEPYIKFPGDKLWSGISLPQMSYGYEVRLTPLQILNFYNAVANNGKMVKPKIVKAIRYHGEVIKTFDTQIINPAISSKATIKKAKKMLEGVVENGTAINLRNSNYKIAGKTGTAQIANNKYGYKYKSKISYQASFVGYFPADDPKYSCIVVINAPSNEVYYGNLVAGPVFKEIADKIYATGFEMHDEIKFDENFMAKTPPYSKNGNLKELETVCKTMNINYLEEGVNSEWVITTKRDTVIEIKNRFVKNNIVPNVKGMGLKDALFILENAGLNVVVVGRGVVTEQSLSPGERLINGDEITIKLI
- a CDS encoding 1-acyl-sn-glycerol-3-phosphate acyltransferase, whose protein sequence is MEQPNTYKIPLIDIRKVIKSKNPRLLKILPNFIINYIKKIIHQDEINSFLKINGDKSGVEFISKSLDVFGVSYKVINKENIPENGKFIFASNHPLGGLDGMVLIHAISNICGDVKFLVNDVLLNVKNLESVFIPINKHGGLAKETVKQIDAAFNSNNQILVFPAGLASRKIKGKIVDLEWKKNFVSKSLQHKRDIIPVHIDGRNSNFFYRLANIRKFLKIKANIEMFYLPDEMFKQKSKLITLTIGKPISYKTFKNNSHKYWAKKIKDEVYSLPKK
- the mraZ gene encoding division/cell wall cluster transcriptional repressor MraZ, with the protein product MTTFIGDYPCKVDVKGRILLPSAFKRQMGTVSQDRFVVKKDLFENCLVLYPIDEWEKQNKIIRKKLNPYNKEHNRFLRGFYKGTAEITLDNNNRMLIPKRLLELITANKEVVLAGQDGKIEIWSKQQYEKINENENEFAALAEKIMEGAINEINE
- a CDS encoding UDP-N-acetylmuramoyl-L-alanyl-D-glutamate--2,6-diaminopimelate ligase encodes the protein MPYLKEILKNIEVEQCIGDINISVNNICFDSREADNNFLFIAVRGINVDGHNYIDKAIEKGINSVVCEELPLKINNKITYIKVKDSKFSLGQIASNYYGNPSSKLKLIGITGTNGKTTISTLLFQLFKNLAYKTGLFSTVRNYINDKEIIATHTTPDAIQLNSLLKAMVDEGCQYCFMEVSSHAIDQDRISGLKFSGGVFTNITHDHLDYHETFDKYLKAKKRFFDSLLVDSFVLSNTDDKNGKIMTQNTKAKKYTYGIKAFADFKAKILESHFDGTLLTIDGLELWTKFIGDFNASNLLAVYAVAILLGQEREKILSTISNLNTVEGRFESIRSSNGIIVIVDYAHTPDALKNVINTINKIRGEKGQLITVVGAGGDRDKAKRPMMGKIVSELSDKIIFTSDNPRNEDPLSIIEEIKSGVNSKKEGKILTIENRREAIKTAYMIANMGDIILIAGKGHETYQEIKGVRYDFDDKKIIKDLMKIE
- the rsmH gene encoding 16S rRNA (cytosine(1402)-N(4))-methyltransferase RsmH, which encodes MVYHIPVLLKESINGLNINPEGIYIDLTFGGGGHSREIIKHLSSGQLFAFDQDKDAEKNLIDDNRFHFIRHNFRFLQNFLRYYGYNKVDGIIADLGVSSHHFNNAERGFSFRFNEELDMRMNKDADFKASDLLNNYSEEKLLFLFRNYGELKNSKKIAKSIIEYRKNIKINTGNELKEAIQNHIPKNQENKYLAKVFQALRIEVNNEIEALKEMLPQTINILKSGGRLVVLAYHSIEDRLVKNFIRAGNFEGLIEKDFYGNVKTPFIQINRKVIIANNNEIEINNRARSAKLRIAERK
- a CDS encoding GNAT family N-acetyltransferase, with the protein product MEKIIAPVPIKLLEQELTEDKFIRHTNYGNNMIYSVTCHDSPNIIQEIGRLREYTFRKAGGGTGKKIDIDQFDTADKPYYQLIVWDPQRKSILGGYRYILPDNMVKDKDGNVVLATSRLFKYSEKFKKDYLPFMIELGRSFVQPAYQSTQSSRKGIFALDNLWDGLGALTVDNPEVKYFFGKVTMYPDFNVEARNLILYFIEKHFGDKNNLLTLIDPLIINHNVNEYNKIFNTETYPDNYKILSQKVRALGEKIPPLVNAYMNLSPTMRSFGTSINPYFGNVEETAIMITIKDMYKSKSSRHILSYKKK